In Canis lupus familiaris isolate Mischka breed German Shepherd chromosome 23, alternate assembly UU_Cfam_GSD_1.0, whole genome shotgun sequence, the following are encoded in one genomic region:
- the SERP1 gene encoding stress-associated endoplasmic reticulum protein 1 produces the protein MVAKQRIRMANEKHSKNITQRGNVAKTSRNAPEEKASVGPWLLALFIFVVCGSAIFQIIQSIRMGM, from the exons ATGGTCGCCAAGCAGCGAATCCGCATGGCCAACGAGAAGCACAGCAAGAACATCACCCAGCGCGGCAACGTCGCCAAGACCTCG AGGAACGCTCCCGAAGAGAAGGCGTCCGTAGGACCCTGGTTATTGGCcctcttcatttttgttgtttgtggttCTG CAATTTTCCAGATTATTCAAAGTATCAGGATGGGCATGTGA